The following coding sequences are from one Myxococcales bacterium window:
- a CDS encoding MoxR family ATPase, producing MIRRLEANIAKVIRGKEEAIRSAVLALVARGHLLIEDVPGVGKTTLARALAGSIGGTFHRIQFTSDLLPSDIIGVSVLDQRTGQFEFKPGAIFANVILADEINRTTPRTQSALLEAMNDSQVSVDGRTHKIEPPFMVIATQNPEEHYGTYPLPESQMDRFILRIRLDYPRPEDERRLLLEMPGRQGAALEAVRPAVLMRDILSLQEAADGVRLSAELADYIVAVAQETRRSPFLSLGISPRGQLAWRNIARASALAEGRDFVLPDDLKRTAVAALAHRVLLAHHAEGGRAREDAERIIGEIVNQFPVPG from the coding sequence ATGATTCGTCGGCTGGAGGCGAACATCGCCAAGGTCATCCGGGGGAAGGAGGAGGCCATCCGGAGTGCAGTTTTGGCGCTGGTGGCGCGGGGCCACCTACTGATCGAGGACGTTCCAGGTGTAGGGAAGACTACACTCGCCAGGGCCTTGGCGGGATCCATTGGCGGGACCTTTCATCGCATTCAGTTCACCAGCGACCTCCTTCCTTCCGACATCATCGGCGTCTCCGTGCTCGATCAGCGCACCGGCCAGTTCGAGTTCAAGCCAGGGGCCATCTTTGCAAACGTGATCCTGGCGGACGAGATCAACCGCACCACCCCGCGCACCCAGAGTGCCTTGCTCGAGGCCATGAACGATAGCCAGGTATCGGTCGATGGGCGCACCCACAAGATCGAGCCGCCGTTCATGGTGATCGCCACCCAGAACCCGGAAGAGCACTACGGCACCTATCCCTTGCCCGAATCGCAAATGGACAGGTTCATTCTGCGCATTCGGCTCGATTACCCCCGCCCCGAGGACGAGCGCCGGCTGCTTTTGGAGATGCCGGGGCGCCAGGGGGCCGCTTTGGAGGCCGTGCGGCCGGCCGTGCTCATGCGCGATATCTTGTCGCTGCAAGAGGCGGCCGATGGCGTTCGCTTGTCTGCCGAGTTGGCGGATTACATCGTGGCCGTGGCCCAGGAAACACGTCGCTCGCCGTTTTTGTCGCTGGGCATCTCGCCACGCGGCCAGCTGGCGTGGCGAAACATCGCCCGGGCGTCGGCTTTGGCCGAGGGGCGCGATTTCGTGTTGCCCGACGATCTCAAGCGTACGGCCGTGGCAGCGCTCGCTCACCGCGTGTTGCTTGCCCATCATGCCGAAGGAGGGCGGGCGCGTGAGGATGCCGAACGGATCATCGGCGAGATCGTGAACCAGTTCCCCGTTCCCGGGTGA